A single genomic interval of Stieleria maiorica harbors:
- a CDS encoding ATP-binding protein, whose translation MVVPDPNQFEKLASFYLGRQYDLSSQQRLDQLLMYDSKDLCTHAMCVGMTGSGKTGLCLSLLEEAALDGVPAICIDPKGDLANLSLSFPELKANDFRPWLQQSDATRKGMSLDEFADETAQRWREGLESWGQSPQRIQRFKDAVDVAIYTPGSNIGLPLTVLKSFDAPPTDALDDVEAIGEKVTGAVSGLLTLMDLDADPLTSPEHILLSSILTHQWREGRNVPLPDLIRLIQSPPITRIGVLDLDSFMPAESRTKLAMRLNNLLASPAFASWLEGEGLSIDKLLYTSDGKPRLSILSIAHLSDTERMFFVTIVLNELVAWMRRQTGTSALRAIFYMDEVAGYFPPVANPPSKPPMLTLLKQARAFGLGVALATQNPVDLDYKGLSNIGTWFLGRLQTERDKARVLEGLEGAAGQSGQPFDRNRMEQILAGLGNRVFLMNNVHEDAPVTFQTRWAMSFLAGPLARRQITDLMAERKAAAEKRRQQHSESISQEPQAPQRPVLPAGIEERFLDRSQPLPSGCKAVYRPALGGKASLHYIRASADLDRWVDSVRMIRCGGGVPDDLWESSEPLSPQSEFLSAPEEGFQFSDLPDALRGKSPYRSFKSKLKDYLYRNESTTLYKCPGISGYAPGVNTPEEARRYFQQRLREQRDLETEKLREKYASKIRSVEKKIRTAEDRVAREESQYGQAKWSSILSVGNSILGAFMGGRRGGVMTAARGVGRASQQADDVRRAEQALQALHGDIKELEDELEQEIEQLAKACDIDKIELKTTPVPPRKSDLKTQDVFILWTPWQVDSTGIATPLFE comes from the coding sequence ATGGTTGTTCCCGACCCGAACCAGTTCGAAAAGCTGGCCTCATTCTACCTCGGTCGCCAGTACGATCTTTCGTCACAGCAGCGACTGGACCAGCTGTTGATGTACGATTCCAAAGACCTGTGCACGCACGCGATGTGTGTGGGGATGACCGGCAGTGGAAAAACGGGGCTTTGCCTTTCCTTGCTGGAAGAAGCCGCCCTGGACGGAGTGCCTGCGATCTGCATCGACCCCAAAGGCGACTTGGCGAATCTGTCGCTGTCGTTCCCCGAACTGAAAGCGAATGATTTCCGGCCGTGGTTGCAACAGAGCGACGCGACACGCAAAGGGATGTCGCTGGATGAGTTTGCGGACGAAACGGCCCAGCGGTGGCGCGAGGGGTTGGAGTCCTGGGGGCAATCACCCCAGCGGATACAAAGATTCAAGGATGCGGTCGATGTGGCGATCTACACACCGGGCAGCAACATCGGTCTGCCATTGACCGTGCTGAAAAGTTTCGACGCGCCGCCGACCGATGCGTTGGACGACGTCGAGGCGATCGGCGAGAAAGTCACCGGCGCGGTCTCGGGATTGTTGACCCTGATGGACCTCGATGCCGACCCGCTGACGTCGCCGGAACACATCCTGCTATCGTCGATCTTGACTCATCAGTGGCGCGAGGGCCGGAACGTTCCGCTACCCGATTTGATCCGCCTGATTCAATCTCCGCCGATCACACGCATCGGCGTGCTGGACCTGGACTCCTTTATGCCTGCCGAATCGCGGACGAAGCTTGCGATGCGGTTGAACAACCTGCTGGCGTCACCGGCGTTTGCGTCGTGGCTGGAAGGCGAGGGGCTGTCGATCGACAAGTTGCTTTATACCAGCGATGGTAAACCGCGGTTGTCGATTCTCTCGATCGCGCATTTGAGTGATACCGAACGAATGTTCTTCGTCACCATCGTGTTGAATGAATTGGTCGCCTGGATGCGACGACAGACCGGCACCAGCGCACTGCGAGCGATCTTTTACATGGATGAAGTCGCCGGCTATTTTCCGCCGGTCGCCAACCCGCCCAGCAAGCCGCCGATGTTGACCTTGTTGAAACAGGCCCGGGCCTTCGGCTTGGGCGTCGCGTTGGCGACACAGAATCCCGTCGATCTGGATTACAAAGGTCTGTCCAACATCGGCACCTGGTTCTTGGGACGACTTCAAACCGAACGTGACAAGGCCCGCGTTTTGGAAGGGCTTGAAGGCGCCGCCGGGCAATCCGGCCAACCGTTTGATCGCAACCGAATGGAACAGATTCTCGCCGGCTTGGGCAACCGGGTCTTCTTGATGAACAACGTTCACGAAGACGCCCCGGTGACCTTTCAAACCCGGTGGGCGATGTCGTTTTTGGCCGGTCCGCTGGCCAGGCGACAGATCACCGATCTGATGGCCGAGCGAAAGGCGGCCGCCGAAAAACGCCGCCAACAACACAGCGAATCGATCAGCCAGGAACCGCAAGCCCCCCAGCGCCCGGTCCTCCCCGCCGGAATCGAAGAACGATTCTTGGATCGATCTCAACCGCTCCCATCGGGCTGCAAGGCGGTGTATCGTCCGGCGCTGGGCGGTAAGGCGTCGCTGCATTACATCCGCGCCAGCGCCGACTTGGATCGTTGGGTCGACTCCGTGCGGATGATCCGCTGCGGCGGTGGCGTCCCGGACGACCTGTGGGAAAGCAGCGAACCCCTGTCACCGCAGTCCGAGTTTCTAAGCGCACCCGAGGAAGGGTTTCAGTTCAGTGATCTGCCCGACGCGCTGCGTGGTAAGTCGCCGTACCGGTCATTCAAGTCAAAGCTGAAGGACTATTTGTACCGAAACGAGAGCACGACGCTTTACAAGTGTCCCGGAATCAGTGGCTACGCGCCGGGCGTCAACACCCCGGAGGAAGCCAGACGCTATTTCCAACAACGGTTGCGTGAACAGCGGGACTTGGAAACCGAGAAGCTCCGCGAGAAATATGCCTCCAAGATTCGATCCGTCGAGAAAAAGATTCGCACCGCCGAAGACCGCGTCGCCCGCGAAGAGTCGCAATACGGCCAGGCGAAATGGTCATCGATTCTGTCGGTCGGCAATTCGATTCTGGGCGCGTTTATGGGCGGACGTCGCGGCGGCGTGATGACCGCCGCACGAGGCGTGGGCCGCGCGTCGCAGCAAGCCGATGACGTTCGCCGCGCCGAACAGGCACTGCAAGCCCTGCACGGCGACATCAAGGAATTGGAAGACGAATTGGAACAGGAAATCGAACAGCTTGCCAAAGCGTGTGACATCGACAAGATTGAATTGAAAACCACCCCGGTCCCGCCCCGCAAAAGCGATCTGAAAACGCAGGACGTGTTTATCCTGTGGACGCCCTGGCAAGTCGATTCGACAGGCATCGCGACGCCGCTGTTTGAATGA
- a CDS encoding purine-nucleoside phosphorylase encodes MLDLYEKIEDAAAAIQNAFAETPKVAIVLGTGLGGLVDQIDVKAAIEYGEIPHFPTSTATSHRGRLVCGYLGGVPVIAMEGRFHMYEGYSLKQITLPIRVFKRLGAELLIVSNACGGLNPYYQSGDIMVIDDQINLMGDNPLIGINDDRLGPRFPDMCEPYDQQWIDRTLELARREDIGIHRGVFVAVAGPNLETRAEYRFLRTIGADVVGMSTVPETIVAVHCGLKTIGLSVITDMCLPDSLKPANVEEIIATANSAAPQLLKLVTGIVAQAGQVRIA; translated from the coding sequence ATGCTTGATCTGTACGAAAAAATCGAAGACGCCGCCGCGGCCATTCAAAACGCCTTCGCGGAAACGCCGAAAGTAGCGATCGTCCTGGGCACGGGACTGGGTGGACTGGTCGATCAAATCGATGTCAAGGCAGCGATCGAGTACGGCGAGATCCCGCATTTCCCCACCTCCACGGCGACCAGCCACCGCGGGCGGCTGGTCTGTGGATACTTGGGCGGCGTACCCGTGATCGCGATGGAAGGGCGTTTTCACATGTACGAAGGTTATTCGCTCAAACAAATCACGCTGCCGATTCGTGTCTTCAAACGGCTCGGCGCCGAGTTGTTGATCGTCAGCAACGCCTGTGGAGGATTGAACCCCTATTACCAATCCGGCGACATCATGGTGATCGACGACCAGATCAACTTGATGGGCGACAATCCGCTGATCGGAATCAATGACGATCGCTTGGGGCCTCGGTTTCCGGACATGTGCGAACCCTATGACCAGCAATGGATCGACCGCACGCTTGAGTTGGCCCGCCGCGAAGATATCGGCATCCACCGCGGTGTGTTCGTTGCGGTCGCGGGGCCGAATCTGGAAACGCGGGCCGAGTATCGTTTCCTGCGGACGATCGGTGCCGATGTCGTCGGGATGAGCACAGTTCCCGAAACGATCGTGGCGGTACATTGCGGGTTGAAGACGATCGGGTTGAGTGTGATCACGGACATGTGTCTGCCCGATTCGCTGAAACCGGCCAATGTCGAAGAGATCATCGCGACGGCGAATTCCGCCGCACCCCAACTGCTGAAGTTGGTGACGGGAATCGTCGCCCAGGCCGGGCAAGTGCGGATCGCATGA
- a CDS encoding purine-nucleoside phosphorylase: MSDIWDDPSPPIDASLSVAVAAIKDRIATTWEFDGDGDGSTITAVVLGSGLGSLADKIESAVMVPFGEIPGFVRSTASGHRGQLVFGTLGGRPLVAMAGRLHRYEGWTHEQVTFPIRVLHAIGATRLIASNAAGGVHPLLSVGDIVVLSDQIDWLHRRRQWARPSQSDADSPGFPVGRRGQIYDPDLAAVALSAAREGGFHAVLGTYLATLGPTYETRAEYRMMRRIGADVVGMSTAGEALTAANLGMSVLALSVVSNVADPDRANVADHAEVLEAGGAAAAKLEGIVRRVISGPNA; the protein is encoded by the coding sequence ATGAGCGACATTTGGGACGATCCATCACCGCCGATCGACGCTTCGCTGTCGGTCGCAGTCGCGGCGATCAAGGACCGGATCGCGACGACTTGGGAATTCGACGGCGACGGTGACGGATCGACGATCACCGCAGTTGTCCTCGGCAGCGGTCTCGGTTCGCTGGCCGACAAGATCGAATCGGCCGTCATGGTACCGTTCGGCGAGATTCCCGGGTTCGTGAGATCGACCGCCAGCGGCCATCGCGGACAGCTCGTCTTCGGCACGCTCGGCGGCCGGCCGCTGGTCGCGATGGCTGGTCGATTGCATCGCTATGAAGGTTGGACGCACGAGCAGGTGACGTTTCCGATCCGCGTGCTGCATGCGATCGGGGCAACGCGATTGATCGCCAGCAATGCAGCCGGGGGTGTCCATCCGCTGCTGTCCGTGGGGGACATTGTCGTCCTGAGCGACCAAATCGACTGGCTGCATCGGCGCCGGCAGTGGGCTCGACCGAGTCAAAGCGACGCCGATTCGCCCGGCTTTCCGGTCGGCCGGCGCGGACAGATTTACGACCCCGACCTGGCTGCGGTAGCGCTGTCCGCAGCCCGGGAGGGTGGATTCCATGCCGTCCTGGGCACCTACCTGGCAACTCTGGGGCCGACGTATGAAACCCGGGCCGAATACCGAATGATGCGACGCATCGGAGCCGATGTGGTGGGAATGAGCACCGCTGGGGAGGCTTTAACGGCCGCGAATCTTGGCATGTCCGTGCTCGCTTTGTCGGTTGTCAGCAATGTGGCGGACCCGGATCGTGCGAATGTGGCCGATCACGCAGAAGTGCTAGAGGCAGGGGGCGCTGCTGCGGCTAAACTAGAGGGGATCGTTCGTCGGGTCATTTCCGGTCCAAACGCTTGA
- a CDS encoding tributyrin esterase yields MPHVPKPSQPAKPAKPPTPPQHTAAGESARTVAPGADSRGSDSPRGETVSREALPSEALPDDAPQVDSAHDSTHDSMAAFDQESVDTASLPDVEHEFSMQELFDAELRQAIRAVPVQADEEKLPRVEVLGAEGQHAALMRIDHPVKLRVRGTLGDYAFAYNAQTVIKVFGNVGHGVAEGMCSGSVRIRGHAGHGAGTAMTGGTLGIYGSAGDRAGGAMRGGGLFVRGNVGDDVGLGALAGTIVIGGDAGKNLGNPLSNVAVFIRGKAASLTPGVTEAPLRKKQEVQLGLLLISAGIRGDATDFRRVVPIAKLAAENAARGEVVPNWR; encoded by the coding sequence ATGCCGCACGTTCCCAAACCATCGCAGCCGGCCAAGCCGGCCAAGCCGCCAACCCCGCCGCAACACACGGCGGCAGGTGAATCGGCTCGAACCGTCGCCCCGGGAGCCGATTCGCGGGGTTCGGATTCACCGCGTGGTGAGACGGTTTCGCGTGAGGCACTCCCTAGCGAAGCCCTGCCCGACGATGCGCCGCAGGTCGATTCGGCGCATGATTCGACCCACGATTCGATGGCGGCGTTCGACCAAGAGTCAGTCGATACGGCCAGTCTGCCAGACGTCGAGCATGAGTTTTCGATGCAGGAGCTGTTCGACGCAGAGCTCCGTCAGGCGATTCGTGCGGTACCCGTGCAAGCCGATGAAGAGAAACTGCCGCGGGTCGAGGTTTTAGGAGCCGAAGGCCAGCACGCTGCGCTGATGCGGATCGACCACCCGGTCAAGCTGCGGGTTCGCGGCACCTTGGGAGATTACGCATTTGCCTACAACGCCCAGACCGTCATTAAGGTCTTCGGCAACGTCGGACACGGCGTCGCCGAGGGGATGTGCAGCGGATCGGTCCGAATCCGCGGTCATGCCGGCCACGGTGCCGGAACGGCGATGACCGGCGGGACGTTGGGGATTTATGGTTCGGCCGGAGATCGAGCCGGCGGCGCGATGCGTGGGGGCGGTCTGTTCGTGCGTGGCAACGTCGGCGACGATGTCGGACTCGGTGCCCTGGCGGGAACGATCGTGATCGGCGGCGACGCGGGAAAGAACTTGGGCAATCCGCTCAGCAACGTTGCGGTGTTCATTCGCGGAAAAGCGGCCAGCTTGACGCCCGGTGTCACCGAAGCACCGCTGCGGAAAAAACAGGAGGTCCAGCTGGGGTTGTTGCTGATCAGTGCAGGGATCCGAGGCGACGCGACCGACTTTCGTCGGGTCGTGCCGATCGCGAAACTGGCGGCGGAAAACGCCGCGCGCGGCGAAGTGGTTCCCAATTGGCGGTAG
- a CDS encoding beta/alpha barrel domain-containing protein, with the protein MTSDRLDSLHLLPPHATSVWATHPMFPVAKTVARSDGASVRFELPLFWYEPPWIQLPLEVAGRLAASVANLDVVVSALRRDVADDEEPSELFSPIPVDETAAGDGSQPQFLPRMTPYRAERYGFSPVDFDQTRVIDVRLAATRDSSGRLAYSPDQMNRWENAGEHSPIGGGGYVATGAFPTDVVSLKQAQTKLEQLRLLAPSAVVFVSIDCYRLEEEIAAALISQPDGLIVRMNQPEIEGIQLAALVTRARQLMNEHEFAEKPLWVVPGEVTARDVAKLIALGASAVAIDAWCTPLIRFLLESMPTSRYDRSAFNQIPAVASQHLWDDIDRVIGHVSTIMPQGTIAQRLGTYHPRWAKACGASLLSP; encoded by the coding sequence GTGACTTCCGATCGACTCGATTCGCTGCACTTGTTGCCCCCGCACGCCACGTCCGTTTGGGCGACCCATCCGATGTTTCCGGTGGCCAAAACGGTCGCGCGAAGCGATGGGGCATCGGTCCGGTTCGAATTGCCATTGTTTTGGTACGAACCGCCTTGGATTCAATTGCCCTTGGAGGTTGCGGGACGCCTGGCCGCTTCGGTCGCCAACCTGGACGTCGTTGTTTCGGCATTGCGGCGTGACGTGGCAGATGATGAAGAACCCAGCGAATTGTTTTCGCCGATCCCGGTGGATGAAACCGCGGCCGGCGATGGATCCCAACCGCAGTTCTTGCCGCGGATGACCCCCTATCGCGCCGAACGCTATGGGTTCTCGCCGGTCGATTTCGACCAAACACGTGTCATTGACGTTCGTTTGGCTGCAACGCGAGACTCCTCGGGACGGCTCGCTTATTCCCCCGACCAGATGAATCGTTGGGAGAACGCGGGGGAGCATTCACCGATCGGCGGTGGCGGGTATGTCGCCACCGGTGCCTTCCCCACCGACGTCGTATCGCTCAAGCAAGCGCAAACCAAACTCGAGCAGTTGCGACTGTTGGCGCCCTCGGCCGTTGTTTTCGTGTCGATCGATTGCTACCGATTGGAAGAGGAGATCGCAGCGGCGCTGATTTCCCAACCCGACGGTTTGATCGTGCGGATGAACCAGCCCGAGATCGAAGGGATTCAACTCGCCGCACTCGTCACCCGGGCGCGGCAACTGATGAACGAGCATGAATTCGCGGAGAAACCGTTGTGGGTTGTGCCGGGCGAAGTCACCGCGCGCGACGTCGCCAAGCTGATCGCCCTGGGGGCCTCGGCGGTCGCGATCGATGCCTGGTGCACTCCCTTGATCCGGTTTCTGCTCGAGTCGATGCCGACGTCGCGATACGATCGGTCGGCCTTCAATCAGATCCCTGCAGTCGCGTCACAACACCTGTGGGACGACATCGACCGTGTCATCGGGCATGTCTCGACCATCATGCCCCAAGGCACGATCGCCCAGCGACTGGGAACGTACCACCCTCGCTGGGCCAAAGCGTGTGGAGCTTCATTGCTGAGTCCCTGA
- a CDS encoding alpha/beta hydrolase family protein → MRYLFPALLPALLIVLAFTETGFTQPVESSSTPGDRLIAEYFRGETRKLEERTFADIETLEDWNRRRPEYRRQLLEMLGLDPMPPKTPLEPVVTGTLEESGVIVERLHFQSMPGLYVTANLYRPNEQQGKLPAILYVCGHGGERHDGKSLGNKTHYQHHGAWFARNGYVCLTIDTVQLGEIEGIHHGTYREKMWWWNNRGYSSAGVEAFNCIRSLDYLQSRAEVDGDRIGVTGRSGGGAYSWWIAAIDQRITAAVPVAGITNLKNHVVDGCVEGHCDCMYMVNTYRWDYPMVAALVAPRPLLISNSDKDRIFPLDGVVDVYAKVQKIYDLYDARDKLGLQITEGPHKDTQELRIAAFRWMNRFLREDQSLIETAAKPLFEKRDLKVFDSLPQDQRVTTIHESFIAKAEPRDLDWESPEAVHSLIERLRELTFRGWPDSPEPLDVTSVAAKEIPDARVIEFNSQSPFRLPVYVLQPNRGADAHVDVVVLDDAGWKQWGPALAVFFPDHVGDVKPDRQLAETLRQTTANRNTAYIVPRGVGPTRWTDDERTQTHLRRRFMLLGQTLAGMQVYDVYRAVQALRQTPRLEAAPVSITAAGDAAVWGLYASLFVDRIDALNLEQLPERNRDAPDLLNVSRIVEIEDVMKAARTRLVGK, encoded by the coding sequence ATGCGATACCTTTTTCCTGCCCTGCTTCCTGCCCTACTGATTGTGCTCGCGTTTACTGAGACGGGATTCACCCAACCCGTCGAATCATCCTCCACGCCGGGCGATCGGTTGATCGCCGAATACTTTCGCGGTGAGACTCGGAAGTTGGAGGAGCGGACATTCGCCGACATCGAGACGTTGGAGGATTGGAACCGGCGGCGTCCCGAATACCGTCGTCAGTTGTTGGAGATGTTGGGCCTGGATCCCATGCCGCCCAAGACGCCGCTGGAACCTGTGGTGACCGGCACGCTGGAAGAGTCCGGCGTCATTGTCGAGCGTTTGCATTTTCAGTCGATGCCGGGGCTGTACGTGACGGCCAATCTGTATCGTCCGAATGAGCAACAGGGCAAACTTCCGGCAATTCTGTATGTCTGTGGGCACGGCGGCGAACGGCACGACGGCAAGAGTCTGGGAAACAAGACGCATTACCAGCATCACGGAGCCTGGTTCGCGCGAAACGGATACGTGTGTTTGACTATCGACACGGTCCAGTTGGGCGAAATCGAAGGCATTCACCACGGAACGTATCGCGAGAAGATGTGGTGGTGGAACAATCGCGGTTATTCTTCCGCGGGTGTGGAAGCCTTCAACTGCATCCGCTCGTTGGACTATCTGCAATCGCGCGCGGAAGTGGACGGAGATCGAATCGGCGTGACCGGACGCAGCGGTGGGGGCGCGTATTCGTGGTGGATCGCGGCGATCGACCAGCGAATCACCGCGGCGGTCCCGGTGGCGGGGATCACCAATCTGAAAAACCATGTGGTCGACGGATGTGTCGAAGGCCATTGCGATTGCATGTACATGGTCAACACCTATCGCTGGGATTATCCGATGGTCGCCGCATTGGTTGCGCCGCGTCCGCTGTTGATTTCGAATTCCGACAAAGACCGCATCTTTCCACTCGACGGGGTCGTCGACGTTTATGCGAAGGTCCAAAAGATCTATGACCTGTACGATGCCCGCGACAAGTTGGGGCTGCAAATCACCGAAGGCCCTCACAAGGACACCCAAGAACTTCGCATCGCCGCCTTTCGCTGGATGAACCGGTTCTTGCGAGAGGATCAATCGTTAATCGAAACGGCCGCGAAGCCGTTGTTCGAAAAACGCGATTTAAAAGTGTTCGACAGCTTGCCGCAGGATCAACGGGTGACGACGATCCACGAGAGTTTTATCGCCAAAGCAGAACCGAGGGACCTGGATTGGGAGTCCCCCGAAGCGGTCCATTCACTGATCGAGCGACTGCGGGAACTCACCTTTCGGGGATGGCCCGATTCGCCGGAGCCCTTGGACGTCACGTCGGTCGCGGCAAAGGAGATACCGGATGCGCGGGTGATCGAGTTCAACAGCCAATCGCCGTTTCGGCTGCCTGTCTATGTGCTGCAGCCCAACCGAGGCGCAGACGCCCACGTCGACGTCGTGGTCCTGGATGACGCCGGGTGGAAACAATGGGGGCCGGCTCTGGCGGTATTCTTTCCCGATCACGTGGGCGATGTGAAACCCGACCGGCAGCTTGCCGAAACGTTGCGGCAAACGACTGCTAATCGCAACACGGCCTACATTGTCCCGCGCGGTGTCGGACCGACTCGCTGGACCGACGACGAGCGGACACAAACACATCTCCGTCGCCGTTTCATGCTGCTCGGTCAGACCCTCGCCGGAATGCAGGTCTATGACGTTTACCGAGCAGTCCAGGCGTTGCGGCAGACTCCGCGACTGGAAGCGGCCCCGGTTTCGATCACCGCCGCGGGAGACGCCGCCGTTTGGGGGCTTTATGCGTCACTGTTTGTCGATCGAATCGATGCACTAAACCTGGAGCAGTTGCCCGAGCGGAATCGTGATGCACCGGACTTGCTGAACGTCAGCCGGATCGTCGAGATCGAAGACGTCATGAAGGCGGCCCGCACGCGGTTGGTGGGGAAGTAG
- a CDS encoding lactonase family protein has protein sequence MRIAALLYLFLAGTVCSAETLVYFGTYTRGDSASEGIYVAKLDAETGALSQPRLAAEADNPSFVAIAPGGKTLYAVSETPFTDENSIGIVSYSILADGTLKKLNERSTRGGGACHVAVDPSGKCLGVANYGGGSCASFPINDDGSMGEIASFHQHVGSSINPRRQQEAHAHSINFNADGTQAFVADLGLDQIVIYDVDLETAAMTPSKQRSLKMPAGGGPRHFCFAAQGSVAFANLELTSQVALLRYDDAAKCLSVLDVASTLPGGRAVPGNSTAECLLHPNGRIGYVSNRGHNSIAVFGIDASDGNIRWIENESTRGEIPRGFGIDPGGKFVVVANQKTGNIVSLKIDPATGALSPTGSEINVGTPVNVRFLRRL, from the coding sequence ATGCGGATCGCGGCACTATTGTATCTGTTCCTGGCCGGCACAGTGTGTTCGGCGGAGACACTTGTTTATTTCGGCACTTACACACGCGGAGACTCGGCCAGCGAAGGGATCTACGTTGCGAAGCTGGACGCGGAAACTGGCGCGTTGTCCCAGCCACGGTTGGCCGCCGAAGCCGACAATCCGTCGTTTGTCGCGATTGCCCCCGGCGGCAAGACGCTGTACGCCGTCTCGGAAACGCCTTTCACGGACGAGAATTCCATCGGCATCGTCTCGTATTCCATCCTTGCTGATGGAACCCTGAAAAAGCTCAATGAGCGGTCGACGCGCGGCGGCGGGGCTTGTCACGTGGCCGTCGATCCGAGCGGCAAGTGCCTCGGCGTGGCGAACTATGGCGGTGGCAGTTGTGCCTCGTTCCCGATCAACGACGACGGCTCGATGGGCGAAATCGCGTCCTTCCACCAACACGTCGGCAGCAGCATTAATCCGCGTCGCCAGCAGGAAGCTCACGCTCATTCGATCAATTTTAACGCCGACGGAACCCAAGCCTTCGTCGCTGATCTGGGGCTGGACCAAATCGTGATCTACGACGTCGATTTAGAAACGGCAGCAATGACCCCTTCGAAACAACGGTCACTGAAGATGCCCGCCGGAGGAGGCCCGCGGCATTTCTGTTTCGCTGCTCAGGGAAGTGTCGCGTTTGCCAATTTGGAACTGACGTCGCAGGTCGCGTTGTTGCGTTATGACGATGCGGCAAAGTGCTTGTCGGTCCTGGACGTCGCGTCGACGCTTCCCGGCGGTCGGGCGGTCCCAGGCAACAGCACCGCGGAATGCTTGCTGCATCCCAACGGGCGAATCGGGTACGTTTCCAACCGCGGCCACAATTCGATCGCGGTCTTCGGCATCGATGCTTCCGACGGCAACATCCGGTGGATCGAAAATGAATCCACGCGGGGCGAAATACCGCGGGGGTTCGGGATCGATCCCGGCGGTAAATTTGTCGTCGTTGCCAATCAAAAAACAGGCAACATCGTGTCGCTGAAGATCGATCCGGCGACGGGGGCACTTTCGCCGACCGGCAGCGAGATCAACGTCGGCACTCCCGTGAATGTGCGGTTTTTGCGGCGTTTGTAA